One region of Gossypium raimondii isolate GPD5lz chromosome 6, ASM2569854v1, whole genome shotgun sequence genomic DNA includes:
- the LOC105774686 gene encoding dof zinc finger protein DOF1.4 — translation MVITSTTNEWPKNRVDEKHMMMASTSKLMEKPSQQAQALKCPRCDSSNTKFCYYNNYSLSQPRHFCKACKRYWTKGGTLRNVPVGGGCRKNKRLKRPASAIAGATASPSPRPQIDVSSPSTPPININPLFYGLATDTNLPFPNCFDSRVSSGVETVTNYDLQPPQLNAFRPGFSSATAIVSSDYGNGKQIQDVITSNPLLSTYSNIFTIATPTIASLLASTLHQHKFIDGGLENTQPPTHFQALPPFRDLHMTDDIGAAIKDVKVEEPQRRMEWNVVQAQLEQIGSYDPVTAWHD, via the exons ATGGTGATCACTTCAACTACTAATGAATGGCCAAAG AATCGTGTAGATGAGAAACACATGATGATGGCTTCAACAAGTAAGCTTATGGAGAAACCAAGCCAACAAGCACAAGCCCTAAAGTGTCCTCGATGTGATTCATCAAACACCAAGTTCTGCTACTACAACAACTACAGTTTATCTCAGCCCAGACACTTTTGCAAGGCTTGTAAGCGTTATTGGACTAAAGGAGGCACTTTAAGGAATGTTCCAGTGGGCGGTGGTTGCCGGAAAAACAAGCGTCTCAAGAGGCCTGCTTCAGCCATTGCTGGTGCAACTGCAAGTCCCAGTCCTAGGCCTCAAATCGACGTTTCTTCACCCTCTACCCCCCCTATCAACATCAACCCTTTGTTTTATGGGTTAGCAACTGATACCAATCTTCCATTCCCTAATTGTTTTGATTCAAGAGTTTCTTCAGGTGTGGAAACAGTGACCAACTATGATCTGCAACCTCCTCAACTGAATGCTTTTAGACCAGGGTTTTCTTCTGCTACTGCTATTGTGTCTAGTGATTATGGAAATGGTAAGCAAATCCAGGACGTTATCACTTCAAATCCACTCCTTTCAACCTATTCCAATATCTTCACCATCGCTACACCAACCATTGCTTCTTTGTTAGCTTCTACACTTCACCAACACAAGTTCATTGATGGTGGCCTTGAAAACACTCAGCCGCCTACCCATTTCCAAGCCTTACCACCTTTTCGAGATCTTCACATGACTGACGATATTGGGGCAGCCATCAAAGATGTCAAAGTTGAAGAGCCTCAAAGAAGAATGGAATGGAATGTAGTACAAGCTCAGCTAGAGCAAATTGGTTCATATGATCCTGTAACTGCCTGGCATGATTGA